The sequence accattcctcgagcacgacggcacgccacatcgtcactgccgccaaatgcccggatgagaagctgaaatttccttatcccaaatcctaagccccgccCATCCTTGAACATTGGAAAACTAACCTCGAGACActacgagtacgctggcttctacccccctcttactaaccgtataataaaatgatattgattgtatacagtgttgtaaaatgtcatttgcattcgtttgtataattttcccagaactttttccagaaggtagctatcaaatcatgatgtatgacgaacttatagcgcttaaatgtgcctacaactttgtctaacaagacattgctgtaaatttgtaatctgtggcgtgggaggcaaaatgtcattcaaatgacattatgtcaaatgacacgtgacattttggagagttttcactctccagcctcagatgttatatttagagcaatgtacccttggacaaaaatatagccctactcaagcgttatgagttcatctaaaattatggaataaatttggcttctaaagaaagttatgaacaaattagtcaaatgacatgcagatgacattttacaagcctgattgtatatatcacaaagaacaatggctccgtaaagtgttatacatgcttgagcctaccaaataaacgaaattggaaaaaaatacttAGTAATTCGCTACTTCTAAAAGCCAAATGACAATGAATATATTTTTGCTCCATCACATAATACTGGAAACAATAAATGATTGAAAATTCAGCTTCAAATTTATGTtctaataatgaatttgaagaaGATCAAAAATTATCTATTCTACTGCACTGCTCCGAATTCCACGCATTTGGCATCACAGCACGCATGTTTCCATCGTTTCCATAGCACCACGATGCGCATGCGCTAGCTGGCAATGATGCTGTACATTTTGACGAATAGACAAATCTTTACATTACGTCACAAAGAGTGTTGATATTGATTATCCATTAAACACAAGAAAAACATCTACATCGGAGCTGTCATCTGCAATGCAACGAGCATATGTGTGTCGTAATCATAAAGAAATCTATGCTGGGCGGGCATAATTGCGGTGGTGTGAGATGCAATATTGagtgaataaaaaataagcTGGATATCGGGACAtgcaataaaatgaaaattcaGCAATTAGATGGATATCGGTACAATTCGGTGGAATCTTAATCAATTAATGAGATTAATTATTGGAATGAAATGCGATATTTAATGCGATTAGGATGATTTTTAAATGTGAGCAAGCAggattattatatttatttcagGATCAAATGCATTTCCCTTGAGCTATTGATGTTTATAACATAAACGCTCGCTTAATGAGATGGATATAGGGCCAGATACCCTATATTCTCATAGACAACAGTCTTTTCATATCAACtatatacagtcgcctctccgcATCTCGATTTTGAAGGAACCATCGATATAGGGAGAGAGGGAGAgagtaagtaacaccggaatgtaatttaaatgaatgcagatcgtagtgtacacttttttctatctcgccagatgattagtttattatgttagtttacgattcgcgagtatttagtgatttagaatttgatatgacggatactagcgccatggacgaattaaCGCATAACcctactagatccaaaaaactCATTGCTATGGAAAACGACAACAGAACAACTGTCATTTCTTgctgttgatgtgtttgtttgTGTCCAAAGATAATCTAGtaacctaaaaatttgaacatatcgacataaggagagtgaatccagaacaaaatatgttcagaacacatcgagatagagaaatgtcgagatagggaggttatcgagatgtagaatgcccaaatgtatgtagatagaAGGGACCGATGAAACCATCGACAttgggagagatatcgagatgtagagagtcgactgtagtttATATACAGGTACTAATGGGTAGTCAGCAGCAATTAATAAAcaagactttttcaaattttgcaccgTACGACATCTTCAGGTAATTCAACGGTGATTTAATTGAATAAAACAAACGCTGAGAATAACAATGACTGGGTACGtttaaatatcacttcagtttcgtttctAATGTTGCTcgttttcaaagcaattatttgtttttttgtgaACCCAACTGTTTTtagttacttcgatacaaaaagtcaaataaaatataaacccttttcaaatgatggtccacattaatgttagattatgttAAATTGcctcctaaacaaatttttacacgtccaaaatgtgtcgttggttgataaTAGGCTGCTGAATGTTTTGGCGCTATACACTGTAAACCTGACAATACTCTTTAATGAGTAAAAAGTATACATAATTTTGCGATATATGGAGCTGTCAAAAAAAtgggtattttatttttttcaataatgggGATTTTCTATCCATTTTCCTGTACAAAgcatttacccattaatgggtgaaaaacaTCTTAGAAGTCACAGTGTTCATTTAAGTTTTGGTCGAGTGGGCCGTGCGTTgcttcattttaaaattctaaaacaaCATCATGAGAGCTTTAAAGTAAATAATATTCAAATACGGTAAGTTTTGAACTTAAATACCGTTCGTTTTAACTGAATGattatggaaaaatattcaTCTTAAATTTTAGTTTGCGCTAGAAGAATTATCCTGGCCACAAAATGCAATTTTGTCGGTGGACGACGTTTGTGGAAAAGAAGGGATCTGTACGGAATAAACGAAGAGCTGGAGCGGATCGTTTGTGGAAATGGATGTGTAACTCGTCGTTTTCTGTTGGTGTTTCTTATAGCACATACGCCAAAACAGAATTCTCACACGCAACGGCACCGGGATGGAGCTTTATCCTGCGACACACCGGTCCCGAATTTGTGTTCATGCAAACGTTGGACAAACAGATCCCAGTACTTCATCACCACCGTATCTCGATGACCACCAGCGTTTCCGACAGCGTCGTCGAAAGCATGAACCTCATCTGGAACTGGAAAGTTGAATCCTTTGGCATCAAAACAAATTGTCGTCGCCAACTGTGGTCAACTACAATCTTCATTATTTAAGTCATTattcttttgtttttcctttaagtaaataaataaaatttgtttggtCAGTCATTTTCCACGTTTTTTAAACATTATTATCatgaattgaaaattgtactTAATCTGCATGAAAAACACAAATTAGGAAATGAGTAAAATTCACCCATCAAGGCATTCTTTTTAAATTTGAGAATGGGTAAAAATTATACTTTGATTTGACGTATATGcgttttactcattaatgagtaaaggccatttactcttttaatgagttgaactatttaacttcataatgggtacttttttacccattaaagagtactttggtggcacagtgtaggcataaaacacgctgataaattttcactcaatatggacatgaaaaaactTTTTGTTAGAAACACCTTTTTTccatgcagagtggcttagaaatacaatatctttatgccctccaagtttcattcgattctgagatggtgctgccaggtTGGTTGGCGCGCTTTTCTATGATAAGTTTTATGatttgaccacttttacggacgttccgggtcTTCCAGGgggacaccggaccgtgaaataatcaggaattgtgttgatccacGGACATGCACAATGGCTACATACTATTGGGATTAATGCTACGCAAATTCATGAGCATTTCTAAAATCACCCTTCGAAAGGCAAGAAATCAAGCCAAAAATTGGCCTAAGAATAGGACCATTTTGCATatacccagttcttatacaggttttaaTAGGTGTttatatataaaatttaatgaaaacGGACTGGTTGTAGGGATGCAAACTTCTATAAACATCGATAATTTCCTAAAATGAACGCAATGCACTTCACAAGAAGGTCCATTACCCTTACAAAAACCAGGTCGTTTTACCCTCCTATGTCCAATGAATTCGAaaccttttaaaatttcaaactatGAATTGAGTAACTTATTCAATTCGTATAGTATTTTGCACACACTATTTGAAGATTGCATGAAAACGACTTTGATAGAGGTTCCTTCCGTGAAAATACATTCAGTAACATTGCCCAAAGTGCTTAAGAAAACAAACAATTggtaatgatatggaaatgctaatatcatcttccaaacttagacgtacatgttcatgatagaattagaggcgaatgtatttgatagttccgttaggatacggcatgAAGAATTGTTGGAAATTACATTTAACGCATAAAATAATAACAACTGTGAATCCATATAAAACATCCGTTATAACAACTTAACACAAAATCCATCACAAGTCTCTTGTAGCAACGAAAGACAAACATATTCGGTGCCGCTATTGATTGAAAGTGCATTAGCCTCCAGAATTGTACATTGCGAATGGATAGCTGTGAATTCCTGCCACATTTCCTTCAATCTCTGTCTCTGTAAAAAATttcaagttctagtcaatcacggagtagtaaTTACGATTTATGCTCATACTCATTTATGCTATAATATGCCTTGAAATTACCAGGGCGTGAGAAAATATaaactacccaagtaacattaaaagttttataacgctcttgaagaccataatttactctacaagagtgctataaaaccaacataaaaccaaaatgttactagggtatgGCGGCCCAaacgaaatttattcaaatttttagaatatgTTGCTGAAAATCAATGCGCAGCAAATTTGTGATTGATGTCAATTGATGATATTCTGTAGTAGACGCAAATTCCTAACAGGTGAAAACACCTTTGAAATTATCTAAAGGCTAAAATCTTTCCACAGATTCTCTCCCTTGATCATTGGAATGTCAATAAACGATTGCTCGAATAACAATGTCTTTTGAATGCCATGTGCAGAGATGATGGACACTTTTGTCGATTAATCACGTTCTCGGGCGTGATGAGATAAAAACTTGCGAAGACCGGTATTTTGTATGACGATTCCTCCATGTTGCCACCTCACTGTGCCACAACCGAATAACAAACAATTGTCCTAAGAAAGAACATCGACCCCATCGAAACGCAgtgcaaatgttacaaaacgCAGTCTAGTCCGAAAGCAATGAAATGTAATAATTATCAGCTAGACTACCTCTATTCCCTACTTTGCAAGATGATTTTACGTGCTACTGAGGCAAAGTCAGGTTCAAATGATGGGTGGTCATGTAAATCATCATGCCTAATCTGAACACATATtattcctgaacaaatttaaaCCAATCAAAATACGATGCTCGTGTTGTAGATTAAGATCTACAACGTCTGCGATTAGTTTCTTCCACGCAAATCATTGCTAACATTATCAAGAGTTATTCTAGATCGTTCTCGAACTGAGAAGGTAAATCGGTGGCAAAAATTTGCGAGGCTAACGAAAATGCCAAAAAGATAAAATGAAccgattatttaaattaacgcgGTATTAAGAAAAGTACAACTTCAGCAGCACTTTTTGCATACTAATCACATCAAGAGAtaaatccaattccaaccagACGATCCACAGCTCAGGTAAGTATACGAGGAGCAGTTTTTGCAAACATTCCTGCGCACATCAATTGCCAATCGATATTACAAATGGACAAAAACCCACAACCAAAAGGatctgaatttaaaaaaaaaaacaaaaaagaaacgaCAAGCCTTCCGAAAAAATTTCGACATATATTATAACACGTTCTTCGTTGATTGAAATTCGCTCGGTGTTTCCGTTGTCCAACTGATTACCCGCTGAAACTGATAGAGTTTCCTTGTGAGACGCTTGGTTTACCATCCGCTACAGAGAATCCCCCGGTGTACGCCAGGCTTATGTCACGGTTTCCGGGAAGATGGTATGTCTGACTTCCAGATTGACCAGCGGAGCCCTACGAAATTCATATGATTAGTATATGGAAACATTTCTTATACGATGGACATCCTTACGGTTATTCCACCGGGACCTGCTTGGAATCCTTGGGACGCAGAATTTGCTGCGGAAGCTCCAAAGCCACCTCCTGGGCCCTGGTTAAAGAATGATTGTGCACCAGCGTTGGCAGCGCTGGATCCGAATCCACTTGGTCCAAATTGTTGATTGAATGCGTTCGCATTGGCCTGCGAACTCGATGCTCCGAAGCCACTGtgaaaaatgccggaaaaggaagaagaaagatctATTATTATACTGCTATCAGTTCGATACAATCGATTAAAACCAGGTGGCAAATGTTGCTaattttattggttttcaagAGGTAACTTTCTG comes from Armigeres subalbatus isolate Guangzhou_Male chromosome 2, GZ_Asu_2, whole genome shotgun sequence and encodes:
- the LOC134215287 gene encoding uncharacterized protein LOC134215287; its protein translation is MKQYLCVLALVALVAVGSAHSTDKDVAAKGNSDAGAYEEIRVESSLNVRKTNPAAKRHVRSVVDILVPSNARVKRQFGGFGASSSQANANAFNQQFGPSGFGSSAANAGAQSFFNQGPGGGFGASAANSASQGFQAGPGGITGSAGQSGSQTYHLPGNRDISLAYTGGFSVADGKPSVSQGNSISFSG